The following coding sequences are from one Syngnathus acus chromosome 14, fSynAcu1.2, whole genome shotgun sequence window:
- the clip2 gene encoding CAP-Gly domain-containing linker protein 2 isoform X2 yields MLKSSGLKIPGRGPKHSSPMGRSATSSSPVPPKDNAPVKPSTPPKASEEGDEVAGDYTVGEQVWVNGVKAGVIAYLGETQFAPGQWAGVILNDPLGKNDGSVGGVRYFECQALQGIFTRPSKLTRQPTAEGSDSLSAESLSAHNQTLQGGGGGGLVGQRAPTLREGLLNSAVKTGNESGSNMSDSGSVKKSADKDLRAGDRVLVGGSKMGVIRYIGETDFAKGEWCGVELDEPLGKNDGAVAGTRYFQCLHKFGLFAPVHKVIRIGFPSTSPAKAKKSKRVAMGVSSLAHSPSSSSISSVSSVASSVGGRPSRAGLLTETSSRYARKISGTTALQEALKEKQQHIEQLLAERDLERADMAKATSRICEVEKELSALKSQHVQYVSENEGALQQVTAALAGVQKAKVELANQLEEEKRKVEDLQFRVEEESITKGDLEGKCKHDSASLGLGKRTKQTTVEEQRCIVQLEKELGRTRAEIEILRGQLPGAASAQALESQSNPAALAASRRETEALKLLSEKQSQEIGELKLKVQQATKENMDMMDAWKAKFDSLVSDHQQSLEELKTSFSGESSTPEGRELRATVEGLKMEHQLEVENLKAKYKIEAAILTKEREDLVARLQEAEDHTGSEALEEAGGKLQRAEKRLAEMEALQRESARELKERLEISEKQLADSRSLREVSQEEVQKLREKLRVTANQLQAIQTDRDANVIEDSHLSDKKLEQNIEETTEKLLKREKEVSTLTSQVEALKSQIGVLEGKVRSGERKAEALVREKVRLEAELESMTRKSHDASGQLLSISQELLKKEGNLNELRVLLLESRRHSREMDKDLNREMRKAEWKVKEQKLQDDIKTLRDKLLVLGRERFSPDHRRHSMLDPSALDSEVSRLRQQLLSTEDALRTALEHNQQVDQLVQAMRKHPEKSPMHGAHKSANGIHHQEPDSNQDQQQQQQR; encoded by the exons ATGCTCCAGTCAAGCCCAGCACGCCGCCCAAAGCGTCGGAGGAGGGCGACGAGGTGGCGGGTGACTACACGGTGggagagcaggtgtgggtgAACGGCGTGAAAGCCGGGGTCATCGCCTACCTCGGGGAGACCCAGTTCGCCCCGGGCCAGTGGGCCGGTGTCATCCTCAACGACCCGCTGGGCAAGAACGACGGCTCGGTGGGCGGCGTCCGCTACTTTGAGTGCCAAGCCCTGCAGGGCATCTTCACGCGGCCCTCCAAGCTCACGCGACAGCCCACGGCCGAGGGCAGCGACAGCCTGTCCGCCGAGTCGCTCAGCGCCCATAATCAGACGCTGCAAGGAGGCGGCGGGGGGGGCCTCGTCGGGCAGCGGGCGCCGACGCTCCGAGAGGGCCTGCTCAACAGCGCCGTCAAGACGGGAAACGAGTCGGGCTCCAACATGTCTGACAGCGGCTCTGTCAAGAAAAGCGCCGACAAGGACCTGAGGGCCGGAGATCGTGTTTTG GTGGGAGGCTCCAAGATGGGTGTGATCCGCTACATAGGGGAGACGGACTTTGCCAAGGGCGAGTGGTGCGGCGTGGAGCTGGACGAGCCTCTGGGCAAGAACGACGGCGCCGTGGCTGGCACCAG ATATTTCCAGTGCCTCCACAAGTTTGGCCTGTTCGCGCCCGTACACAAGGTGATCCGCATCGGCTTCCCGTCCACCAGCCCGGCCAAGGCCAAGAAGAGCAAGCGAGTGGCCATGGGCGTGTCGTCGCTGGCTCACAGCCCCAGCAGCTCGTCCATCAGCTCCGTCAGCTCGGTGGCCTCGTCGGTGGGCGGGCGACCCAGCCGCGCCGGCCTG CTGACGGAGACGTCGTCGCGCTACGCCCGCAAGATCTCGGGCACCACCGCCCTGCAGGAGGCGCTGAAGGAGAAACAGCAGCACATCGAGCAGCTGCTGGCTGAGCGCGACCTGGAGCGCGCCGACATGGccaaagccaccagccgcatttgCGAGGTGGAGAAGGAGCTCAGCGCCCTCAAGTCGCAGCATGTGCAG TATGTGTCGGAGAACGAGGGCGCCCTGCAGCAAGTCACGGCCGCCTTGGCCGGCGTGCAGAAAGCCAAGGTGGAGCTCGCCAATCAGCTGGAGGAAGAGAAGAG gaaagtggAGGACCTCCAGTTCAGAGTGGAGGAGGAGTCCATCACCAAAGGAGACCTGGAG GGAAAATGCAAGCATGACTCTGCATCCTTGGGGTTGGGTAAGAGGACCAAG CAAACCACGGTGGAGGAGCAAAGATGCATCGTGCAGCTGGAAAAGGAGCTGGGCCGAACCAGGGCCGAGATCGAGATCCTTCGGGGTCAGCTGCCGGGCGCCGCCAGCGCCCAAGCGCTCGAATCTCAATCGAATCCGGCGGCGTTGGCGGCGAGTCGACGGGAGACCGAGGCGCTAAAATTGCTGTCGGAGAAACAGAGCCAGGAGATTGGTGAGTTGAAGCTGAAGGTCCAGCAGGCCACTAAGGAGAACATGGACATGATGGATGCCTGGAAG GCTAAATTTGACTCTCTGGTAAGCGACCACCAGCAGTCCCTGGAGGAGCTCAAGACCTCGTTCTCCGGTGAAAGCTCCACGCCCGAGGGACGAGAGCTTCGGGCCACCGTGGAGGGCCTGAAGATGGAGCATCAGCTCGAGGTGGAGAACCTCAAGGCCAAGTACAAAATCGAAGCCGCCATCCTCACCAAGGAACGCGAAGACCTCGTCGCTCGCCTCCAGGAGGCCGAGGACCACACCGGTAGTGAGGCCTTGGAGGAAGCCGGCGGCAAACTGCAGCGGGCTGAGAAAAGGCTGGCGGAGATGGAGGCGCTTCAACGGGAGAGCGCTCGAGAGCTGAAGGAACGGCTTGAGATTTCGGAGAAACAGTTAGCGGACTCCCGATCCTTGCGGGAGGTCAGTCAAGAGGAGGTCCAGAAGCTGCGAGAGAAGCTGAGGGTGACGGCCAATCAGCTGCAGGCCATCCAGACCGACCGCGACGCTAAC GTGATTGAAGATAGCCACCTTTCTGACAAGAAGCTCGAGCAGAACATTGAAG AAACCACGGAGAAGCTCctgaaaagggaaaaagaggTCTCCACTCTCACCTCCCAAGTTGAAGCTCTCAAATCTCAAATTGGAG TTCTGGAGGGCAAAGTTCGCTCGGGGGAAAGGAAGGCCGAAGCCCTCGTGCGGGAGAAGGTGCGTTTGGAGGCGGAGCTTGAGTCCATGACCAGAAAGTCCCACGATGCCTCCGGGCAGCTGCTCAGCATCAGCCAAGAGCTGTTGAAGAAAGAGGG GAACCTCAACGAGCTGAGGGTTCTGCTCCTGGAGTCGCGTCGACACTCTCGAGAGATGGACAAAGATCTGAACCGTGAAATGCGCAAAGCCGAGTGGAAGGTGAAGGAGCAAAAACTGCAGGATGACATCAAGACGCTTCGGGATAAACTCCTCGTGCTG GGCCGTGAGAGATTCTCCCCGGACCACCGCCGTCACTCCATGCTGGACCCCTCGGCTTTGGACTCCGAGGTGAGCCGCCTTCGCCAGCAGCTGCTCAGCACTGAGGACGCCCTGAGGACGGCCCTGGAGCACAACCAGCAGGTGGACCAACTGGTGCAGGCCATGAGGAAGCATCCAGAGAAAAGCCCG ATGCACGGAGCCCACAAGTCAGCCAACGGAATTCACCATCAGGAGCCCGACAGCAATCAAGAC cagcagcagcagcagcagcgctgA
- the clip2 gene encoding CAP-Gly domain-containing linker protein 2 isoform X4: MLKSSGLKIPGRGPKHSSPMGRSATSSSPVPPKDNAPVKPSTPPKASEEGDEVAGDYTVGEQVWVNGVKAGVIAYLGETQFAPGQWAGVILNDPLGKNDGSVGGVRYFECQALQGIFTRPSKLTRQPTAEGSDSLSAESLSAHNQTLQGGGGGGLVGQRAPTLREGLLNSAVKTGNESGSNMSDSGSVKKSADKDLRAGDRVLVGGSKMGVIRYIGETDFAKGEWCGVELDEPLGKNDGAVAGTRYFQCLHKFGLFAPVHKVIRIGFPSTSPAKAKKSKRVAMGVSSLAHSPSSSSISSVSSVASSVGGRPSRAGLLTETSSRYARKISGTTALQEALKEKQQHIEQLLAERDLERADMAKATSRICEVEKELSALKSQHVQYVSENEGALQQVTAALAGVQKAKVELANQLEEEKRKVEDLQFRVEEESITKGDLEGKCKHDSASLGLGKRTKQTTVEEQRCIVQLEKELGRTRAEIEILRGQLPGAASAQALESQSNPAALAASRRETEALKLLSEKQSQEIGELKLKVQQATKENMDMMDAWKAKFDSLVSDHQQSLEELKTSFSGESSTPEGRELRATVEGLKMEHQLEVENLKAKYKIEAAILTKEREDLVARLQEAEDHTGSEALEEAGGKLQRAEKRLAEMEALQRESARELKERLEISEKQLADSRSLREVSQEEVQKLREKLRVTANQLQAIQTDRDANVIEDSHLSDKKLEQNIEETTEKLLKREKEVSTLTSQVEALKSQIGVLEGKVRSGERKAEALVREKVRLEAELESMTRKSHDASGQLLSISQELLKKEGNLNELRVLLLESRRHSREMDKDLNREMRKAEWKVKEQKLQDDIKTLRDKLLVLGRERFSPDHRRHSMLDPSALDSEVSRLRQQLLSTEDALRTALEHNQQVDQLVQAMRKHPEKSPMHGAHKSANGIHHQEPDSNQDQR, translated from the exons ATGCTCCAGTCAAGCCCAGCACGCCGCCCAAAGCGTCGGAGGAGGGCGACGAGGTGGCGGGTGACTACACGGTGggagagcaggtgtgggtgAACGGCGTGAAAGCCGGGGTCATCGCCTACCTCGGGGAGACCCAGTTCGCCCCGGGCCAGTGGGCCGGTGTCATCCTCAACGACCCGCTGGGCAAGAACGACGGCTCGGTGGGCGGCGTCCGCTACTTTGAGTGCCAAGCCCTGCAGGGCATCTTCACGCGGCCCTCCAAGCTCACGCGACAGCCCACGGCCGAGGGCAGCGACAGCCTGTCCGCCGAGTCGCTCAGCGCCCATAATCAGACGCTGCAAGGAGGCGGCGGGGGGGGCCTCGTCGGGCAGCGGGCGCCGACGCTCCGAGAGGGCCTGCTCAACAGCGCCGTCAAGACGGGAAACGAGTCGGGCTCCAACATGTCTGACAGCGGCTCTGTCAAGAAAAGCGCCGACAAGGACCTGAGGGCCGGAGATCGTGTTTTG GTGGGAGGCTCCAAGATGGGTGTGATCCGCTACATAGGGGAGACGGACTTTGCCAAGGGCGAGTGGTGCGGCGTGGAGCTGGACGAGCCTCTGGGCAAGAACGACGGCGCCGTGGCTGGCACCAG ATATTTCCAGTGCCTCCACAAGTTTGGCCTGTTCGCGCCCGTACACAAGGTGATCCGCATCGGCTTCCCGTCCACCAGCCCGGCCAAGGCCAAGAAGAGCAAGCGAGTGGCCATGGGCGTGTCGTCGCTGGCTCACAGCCCCAGCAGCTCGTCCATCAGCTCCGTCAGCTCGGTGGCCTCGTCGGTGGGCGGGCGACCCAGCCGCGCCGGCCTG CTGACGGAGACGTCGTCGCGCTACGCCCGCAAGATCTCGGGCACCACCGCCCTGCAGGAGGCGCTGAAGGAGAAACAGCAGCACATCGAGCAGCTGCTGGCTGAGCGCGACCTGGAGCGCGCCGACATGGccaaagccaccagccgcatttgCGAGGTGGAGAAGGAGCTCAGCGCCCTCAAGTCGCAGCATGTGCAG TATGTGTCGGAGAACGAGGGCGCCCTGCAGCAAGTCACGGCCGCCTTGGCCGGCGTGCAGAAAGCCAAGGTGGAGCTCGCCAATCAGCTGGAGGAAGAGAAGAG gaaagtggAGGACCTCCAGTTCAGAGTGGAGGAGGAGTCCATCACCAAAGGAGACCTGGAG GGAAAATGCAAGCATGACTCTGCATCCTTGGGGTTGGGTAAGAGGACCAAG CAAACCACGGTGGAGGAGCAAAGATGCATCGTGCAGCTGGAAAAGGAGCTGGGCCGAACCAGGGCCGAGATCGAGATCCTTCGGGGTCAGCTGCCGGGCGCCGCCAGCGCCCAAGCGCTCGAATCTCAATCGAATCCGGCGGCGTTGGCGGCGAGTCGACGGGAGACCGAGGCGCTAAAATTGCTGTCGGAGAAACAGAGCCAGGAGATTGGTGAGTTGAAGCTGAAGGTCCAGCAGGCCACTAAGGAGAACATGGACATGATGGATGCCTGGAAG GCTAAATTTGACTCTCTGGTAAGCGACCACCAGCAGTCCCTGGAGGAGCTCAAGACCTCGTTCTCCGGTGAAAGCTCCACGCCCGAGGGACGAGAGCTTCGGGCCACCGTGGAGGGCCTGAAGATGGAGCATCAGCTCGAGGTGGAGAACCTCAAGGCCAAGTACAAAATCGAAGCCGCCATCCTCACCAAGGAACGCGAAGACCTCGTCGCTCGCCTCCAGGAGGCCGAGGACCACACCGGTAGTGAGGCCTTGGAGGAAGCCGGCGGCAAACTGCAGCGGGCTGAGAAAAGGCTGGCGGAGATGGAGGCGCTTCAACGGGAGAGCGCTCGAGAGCTGAAGGAACGGCTTGAGATTTCGGAGAAACAGTTAGCGGACTCCCGATCCTTGCGGGAGGTCAGTCAAGAGGAGGTCCAGAAGCTGCGAGAGAAGCTGAGGGTGACGGCCAATCAGCTGCAGGCCATCCAGACCGACCGCGACGCTAAC GTGATTGAAGATAGCCACCTTTCTGACAAGAAGCTCGAGCAGAACATTGAAG AAACCACGGAGAAGCTCctgaaaagggaaaaagaggTCTCCACTCTCACCTCCCAAGTTGAAGCTCTCAAATCTCAAATTGGAG TTCTGGAGGGCAAAGTTCGCTCGGGGGAAAGGAAGGCCGAAGCCCTCGTGCGGGAGAAGGTGCGTTTGGAGGCGGAGCTTGAGTCCATGACCAGAAAGTCCCACGATGCCTCCGGGCAGCTGCTCAGCATCAGCCAAGAGCTGTTGAAGAAAGAGGG GAACCTCAACGAGCTGAGGGTTCTGCTCCTGGAGTCGCGTCGACACTCTCGAGAGATGGACAAAGATCTGAACCGTGAAATGCGCAAAGCCGAGTGGAAGGTGAAGGAGCAAAAACTGCAGGATGACATCAAGACGCTTCGGGATAAACTCCTCGTGCTG GGCCGTGAGAGATTCTCCCCGGACCACCGCCGTCACTCCATGCTGGACCCCTCGGCTTTGGACTCCGAGGTGAGCCGCCTTCGCCAGCAGCTGCTCAGCACTGAGGACGCCCTGAGGACGGCCCTGGAGCACAACCAGCAGGTGGACCAACTGGTGCAGGCCATGAGGAAGCATCCAGAGAAAAGCCCG ATGCACGGAGCCCACAAGTCAGCCAACGGAATTCACCATCAGGAGCCCGACAGCAATCAAGAC cagcgctgA
- the clip2 gene encoding CAP-Gly domain-containing linker protein 2 isoform X1 yields the protein MLKSSGLKIPGRGPKHSSPMGRSATSSSPVPPKDNAPVKPSTPPKASEEGDEVAGDYTVGEQVWVNGVKAGVIAYLGETQFAPGQWAGVILNDPLGKNDGSVGGVRYFECQALQGIFTRPSKLTRQPTAEGSDSLSAESLSAHNQTLQGGGGGGLVGQRAPTLREGLLNSAVKTGNESGSNMSDSGSVKKSADKDLRAGDRVLVGGSKMGVIRYIGETDFAKGEWCGVELDEPLGKNDGAVAGTRYFQCLHKFGLFAPVHKVIRIGFPSTSPAKAKKSKRVAMGVSSLAHSPSSSSISSVSSVASSVGGRPSRAGLLTETSSRYARKISGTTALQEALKEKQQHIEQLLAERDLERADMAKATSRICEVEKELSALKSQHVQYVSENEGALQQVTAALAGVQKAKVELANQLEEEKRKVEDLQFRVEEESITKGDLEGKCKHDSASLGLGKRTKQTTVEEQRCIVQLEKELGRTRAEIEILRGQLPGAASAQALESQSNPAALAASRRETEALKLLSEKQSQEIGELKLKVQQATKENMDMMDAWKAKFDSLVSDHQQSLEELKTSFSGESSTPEGRELRATVEGLKMEHQLEVENLKAKYKIEAAILTKEREDLVARLQEAEDHTGSEALEEAGGKLQRAEKRLAEMEALQRESARELKERLEISEKQLADSRSLREVSQEEVQKLREKLRVTANQLQAIQTDRDANVIEDSHLSDKKLEQNIEETTEKLLKREKEVSTLTSQVEALKSQIGVLEGKVRSGERKAEALVREKVRLEAELESMTRKSHDASGQLLSISQELLKKEGNLNELRVLLLESRRHSREMDKDLNREMRKAEWKVKEQKLQDDIKTLRDKLLVLGRERFSPDHRRHSMLDPSALDSEVSRLRQQLLSTEDALRTALEHNQQVDQLVQAMRKHPEKSPVRCYGWHTPEKGESFSITHSSASSPSDARSPQVSQRNSPSGARQQSRRAYLF from the exons ATGCTCCAGTCAAGCCCAGCACGCCGCCCAAAGCGTCGGAGGAGGGCGACGAGGTGGCGGGTGACTACACGGTGggagagcaggtgtgggtgAACGGCGTGAAAGCCGGGGTCATCGCCTACCTCGGGGAGACCCAGTTCGCCCCGGGCCAGTGGGCCGGTGTCATCCTCAACGACCCGCTGGGCAAGAACGACGGCTCGGTGGGCGGCGTCCGCTACTTTGAGTGCCAAGCCCTGCAGGGCATCTTCACGCGGCCCTCCAAGCTCACGCGACAGCCCACGGCCGAGGGCAGCGACAGCCTGTCCGCCGAGTCGCTCAGCGCCCATAATCAGACGCTGCAAGGAGGCGGCGGGGGGGGCCTCGTCGGGCAGCGGGCGCCGACGCTCCGAGAGGGCCTGCTCAACAGCGCCGTCAAGACGGGAAACGAGTCGGGCTCCAACATGTCTGACAGCGGCTCTGTCAAGAAAAGCGCCGACAAGGACCTGAGGGCCGGAGATCGTGTTTTG GTGGGAGGCTCCAAGATGGGTGTGATCCGCTACATAGGGGAGACGGACTTTGCCAAGGGCGAGTGGTGCGGCGTGGAGCTGGACGAGCCTCTGGGCAAGAACGACGGCGCCGTGGCTGGCACCAG ATATTTCCAGTGCCTCCACAAGTTTGGCCTGTTCGCGCCCGTACACAAGGTGATCCGCATCGGCTTCCCGTCCACCAGCCCGGCCAAGGCCAAGAAGAGCAAGCGAGTGGCCATGGGCGTGTCGTCGCTGGCTCACAGCCCCAGCAGCTCGTCCATCAGCTCCGTCAGCTCGGTGGCCTCGTCGGTGGGCGGGCGACCCAGCCGCGCCGGCCTG CTGACGGAGACGTCGTCGCGCTACGCCCGCAAGATCTCGGGCACCACCGCCCTGCAGGAGGCGCTGAAGGAGAAACAGCAGCACATCGAGCAGCTGCTGGCTGAGCGCGACCTGGAGCGCGCCGACATGGccaaagccaccagccgcatttgCGAGGTGGAGAAGGAGCTCAGCGCCCTCAAGTCGCAGCATGTGCAG TATGTGTCGGAGAACGAGGGCGCCCTGCAGCAAGTCACGGCCGCCTTGGCCGGCGTGCAGAAAGCCAAGGTGGAGCTCGCCAATCAGCTGGAGGAAGAGAAGAG gaaagtggAGGACCTCCAGTTCAGAGTGGAGGAGGAGTCCATCACCAAAGGAGACCTGGAG GGAAAATGCAAGCATGACTCTGCATCCTTGGGGTTGGGTAAGAGGACCAAG CAAACCACGGTGGAGGAGCAAAGATGCATCGTGCAGCTGGAAAAGGAGCTGGGCCGAACCAGGGCCGAGATCGAGATCCTTCGGGGTCAGCTGCCGGGCGCCGCCAGCGCCCAAGCGCTCGAATCTCAATCGAATCCGGCGGCGTTGGCGGCGAGTCGACGGGAGACCGAGGCGCTAAAATTGCTGTCGGAGAAACAGAGCCAGGAGATTGGTGAGTTGAAGCTGAAGGTCCAGCAGGCCACTAAGGAGAACATGGACATGATGGATGCCTGGAAG GCTAAATTTGACTCTCTGGTAAGCGACCACCAGCAGTCCCTGGAGGAGCTCAAGACCTCGTTCTCCGGTGAAAGCTCCACGCCCGAGGGACGAGAGCTTCGGGCCACCGTGGAGGGCCTGAAGATGGAGCATCAGCTCGAGGTGGAGAACCTCAAGGCCAAGTACAAAATCGAAGCCGCCATCCTCACCAAGGAACGCGAAGACCTCGTCGCTCGCCTCCAGGAGGCCGAGGACCACACCGGTAGTGAGGCCTTGGAGGAAGCCGGCGGCAAACTGCAGCGGGCTGAGAAAAGGCTGGCGGAGATGGAGGCGCTTCAACGGGAGAGCGCTCGAGAGCTGAAGGAACGGCTTGAGATTTCGGAGAAACAGTTAGCGGACTCCCGATCCTTGCGGGAGGTCAGTCAAGAGGAGGTCCAGAAGCTGCGAGAGAAGCTGAGGGTGACGGCCAATCAGCTGCAGGCCATCCAGACCGACCGCGACGCTAAC GTGATTGAAGATAGCCACCTTTCTGACAAGAAGCTCGAGCAGAACATTGAAG AAACCACGGAGAAGCTCctgaaaagggaaaaagaggTCTCCACTCTCACCTCCCAAGTTGAAGCTCTCAAATCTCAAATTGGAG TTCTGGAGGGCAAAGTTCGCTCGGGGGAAAGGAAGGCCGAAGCCCTCGTGCGGGAGAAGGTGCGTTTGGAGGCGGAGCTTGAGTCCATGACCAGAAAGTCCCACGATGCCTCCGGGCAGCTGCTCAGCATCAGCCAAGAGCTGTTGAAGAAAGAGGG GAACCTCAACGAGCTGAGGGTTCTGCTCCTGGAGTCGCGTCGACACTCTCGAGAGATGGACAAAGATCTGAACCGTGAAATGCGCAAAGCCGAGTGGAAGGTGAAGGAGCAAAAACTGCAGGATGACATCAAGACGCTTCGGGATAAACTCCTCGTGCTG GGCCGTGAGAGATTCTCCCCGGACCACCGCCGTCACTCCATGCTGGACCCCTCGGCTTTGGACTCCGAGGTGAGCCGCCTTCGCCAGCAGCTGCTCAGCACTGAGGACGCCCTGAGGACGGCCCTGGAGCACAACCAGCAGGTGGACCAACTGGTGCAGGCCATGAGGAAGCATCCAGAGAAAAGCCCGGTAAGGTGCTATGGATGGCATACTCCTGAAAAAGGCGAATCATtc tccatcaCTCACTCAtctgcttcttctccttcagATGCACGGAGCCCACAAGTCAGCCAACGGAATTCACCATCAGGAGCCCGACAGCAATCAAGACGTGCGTATCTTTTTTGA